The Anas acuta chromosome 9, bAnaAcu1.1, whole genome shotgun sequence sequence AAAAAAGACAGTCGTGATTAATGCTAgttgtgatatatatatatatatatatatatttttttttcctctttccttttgcagcaCAGTTTTGCTGTGGATTCTTTGTAATCTTGATTTTGGGCAACTTCTGGTTCCTTGCTGTTCTGTACCTCGTGTGGCTCTACCTGGACTGGGAAACGCCGTGCGCTGGGGGCAGACGGTCCCAGTGGGTCAGGAGCTGGACTGTCTGGAAGTACTTCAGGGAATACTTCCCCATTCAAGTGAGTAAAAGGTTTCTCACTGAACTGTAAACAATTGAACAGAGACGGTTTGAATAGCCGTGAACAAGGACTAATGTCTAGGACTCATCTGTGGTGTGATTATAACGGTTACaccatttaaaatctttttaaaacatggGAAACCTGAGATTTAGCATCAGaaaggggcaggggagggggaacAGGGGCTGGATTTCTGCTTGGACTGTTGGGACACAAGACAGTGCCTCAGCACAGTAAATGCTTCAGAGATGATTTTTGGAGATTTATCTATTTAAACTTCATTCAGCGCTAAAACAGACCAGTAAAGTGcttggaagaaataaatgaattgtcGTTGGTTCTGTATCCTGTCAACCTGCGATTTCCACATGTTGTTTTTGAGAACCCCTgtgaaatgaatattaaaacGTCCTCCACCATCTCTCTTTTTCAGCTTATAAAAACTTCCGATTTGAATCCAAATCACAACTACATACTTGGCTTTCACCCTCATGGGGTCCTGGTAGCTGGAGCCTTTGGAAACTTTTGCACGGGCCCAAGTttcaaaaatttatttcctgGGCTTACTCCGTATCTGCATATTATGCCCATCTGGTTCGGCTGTCCCTTCTTCAGAGAATACATAATGAGTGCTGGTAGGTAAAATCAGAGTGTCTCAGCTGTTCTCCACATTGTAGCTTCTGCTTCAAATGTAAGGTCTTCTCCTGTACCCATAAGCTGTACCTAGAAGTTATTTCACTTCAAATGATCAGTGCTGAATTTAGAGCGCTGGCACTAACTGTTACGCAATGAACTGTTGTTGCAAAGTAATTTTGAAaggttttattaattttgctaAACTGTAGCATGTATCAATATTTAAAATCGATCCTACTGGAAGTCTGAGTTGCTCTGTTGTGTCATATGTGGCATATGCAATGCAGGTGGGTCGGGTGCAAGGAAGAGCTTTACAGCAGGAACAGCTCACAGTAGTTGTTCTTCTTGCAAGATTGCTCAGAGAATAAGGTCTATGAATAGTTTGATTTTGTTGGGTGTTAATGATGGTtattaaatctgaaatgttaTGGTCAAACACCGTATTTCTACCTTTTACAACACCACCTGGGTTAAACAGATAAGGTCAAGTAATAGCTGGTCATTAGAGTATTACTGCAAAATTTTGCCTAATACTTCTAGATGTGGCAAGAAGGGGAGCAAGGGGAGCAGGAACAGGAGCTAAGGAGCCTGTGGCTGAACTGATTTCATCTGCTGActttccccagccccacagcgaAGGGGAACGGAGCCTCCAGCACCTGTTGTATATAAAAGGGTCATGTTTGTCATTGGTACTGCAGTAATAAAAGATACAAATAATAAGTAATAGAGTTTGGggaatagaaaaatacaagtgAATGAGGACTAGTGTTCCTCTACAGTGGTTTAATACAGGAGTTATTTTACTTAAATTCATTAAACTACAGCATTTGAGTAAGTACGGTCTGCAGGACAAGAGTAGGTTTGGGAGACAGATCTAGCTTTCAGTCCTCACTGCAACATGGACAGTGTGATTTCAGACAAACTATTTATCTGCTCCATGTGTGGAAGCATGCCAAGGGTGCCCAGATTGATACCAGAATCCACGTGCACTTCAGCATACCAGAAACGCCTTTCAGTGCAGATGTTGTTGTCAGAGTTTTTCTGAGGCCTGCAAGGTTAAGGGATTAGTAATGTTGCAAGATGACAAATTTGAACATTGCCTAGCCTGGAGGTCAGTTTACCTCTTTTTGCCATCTTGACCTGTagaaaaaagcatttatgtGCTAGACAAGAAATAACTGGAGTAAAAATCATGCTAAAGAATAGTCAGCATCTGAGCTTGTTTTTTTTACCAGCGTGCAGCTGATCAACCAGTGTTTTATAATTTGACTCATAACCTGTATTATACCAAAGGGGATCTTTTGCTCCCTGCATCTGAAGTCTGCCAGTTATCCTTGGGAAGAGCAGTCACAGCATTACCCAAGCTGCTGTGCAAGGGAGAGTGAGGAGCAGTCCCCTGCCTCCACTTCAGCAAGGAGAGGAGTTGGTCCTGGGGAAGGACAGTGCCTCTCGCTTTCTCTTCCAGGGAAAATGCATGCTGAGTGGTGAACGAGCATCACTCACAGGATTCGTGTCCTGGGTCAGCTGCCTTCTTCAGAGCAACAGTGACTGGCAAGGAGTATATGGCAAATGGAAATAGCTTTTTACTGAGTTCTCTGAACTTGCCCCGAGATCCAGCTATTTCTCTTGGTGGCCAGCTCTCAAATCTAGATCACAGTCATTGTCTTTGTTGTGACATGTTCATAATCCATCTCGTAATGTCTGCAATAGGAAAAAAGGAGGTGAATCCTTCCCTCAGGATCCAGTAGAGCACAGTTTGATACCAGCcctgtaaaaacaacaacacaaaaacaaacccaaaacactacaacaacaacaacaaaacaaccaacaaccaaccaaccaaaaaacacacaaaatgaaaaacaaacaaacaaaaaaccacaacaacctAGATTTGATTTCTAGATTGTCATTTAGAATATATTAATTCAGCACAATATAACTAAACATGGCTTCTGGGTGAGTGGTACCAGTGTGAGCCTTTTAAATAGGACTTAAGCACGAAGTTGCTGTGGAGGGGACAGCTGTTTCTGTTAGGAAGGACGCTTCTCAGAATAGCAAGCTCAGAGCACGGTCTGAGTTGATGCTACAGACTCCTACATCAGTGTGCCTCTGATTAGAAGTAGTGGCAGTGGCAGGAGCACCAGGAAGCTATTCTAGCCTAAAGAGATTAGCCTAAATAAATGTGAGTGACAGGTCCTGGTTACTAGAGAATAAGCTGATGCAGCCATTGGGAATCGTGCAGCGGGGCCTTTCCTGCTTCATGGGACACTGCTGTGTCCATGGCCTGAGGCGGAGCTGCTGCTTGTAGCTTTGAGAAGAAGGGGTACAGCTTGGCACTGTAGATCCTCATTTGAGTTAACAAGTCCTTTAGTCATTCTCTTAAACCCTCTGTGCTTTATGGCTTTTGCCGCTGCTTCAGCACAACCTGCTGCAGTTGAGCTGTGCTGTTCTCAGACATAGAACCGGAGGCAGAGTTGAGCAGCCAGCCAGCCGAGACAAAGTTGGCTCTTCCTAAAGATCTCAAACTTCTGTGGTAGGCAAGCAGCATTTTAGCTCATCAGTGTGAAATTAAAGGACTTAACTAAGACCTGATCTGTCGCATAGTGAGGGTGTTGAACCCAAATCTTTCAACTCAGTTGTGCTGTAACTGTTTAGAAACATCATTTagacatcatttaaaaatattttatatattccaCTGTACTTGTACGTGAAGCATCCGTGAGTGACTCTTGGAATGTTTGCTCCTAAAGGGATGGTTTCAGCCTCCAAGGAGAGCGTCTCGTATGTGCTGAATAATGAAGGAGGTGGCCACGCGTCCATCATTGTGATCGGAGGAGCCGAGGAATCCCTGAATGCACATCCTGGAAGTTTGACTTTGAACGTCCTCAACAGGAAAGGCTTTATTAAAATGGCCTTGAAACATGGGTAGGTTTCCCATCTGGCCTGTCCCAGTAAGCACGCTTTGAATACAGAGTCGTAAATATAGTATAAATTATGTGTAGTACACTCAGAATTAGAATTTGAAAGAGCTATTTGTGTACGAACGTGCAGATATCTGATGTAAGAGCTAGTCTGTACACCTCGATCCAATCTGGGTGTCGAAAaatcctttttgtctttcataaTTTATGAGCAGTAGGTGGAGTTATTAGCATATCTTGGTGATCTGTTTTAGTTGTTCTATATTGCAGTAGCAAAAAGTGAGAATTGTGAAACAATATTAGTAAACCTTGGCTTTTATTGCTGACCGATGCAGACGTTGTTTTCTCTTATGTAAATTGGAGTTATAATAAGACAGAATTTTCTTACCACTCTAAGCCAAAAAAATTTAGAAAGCTAGACCCTGTTTTATTAAATTGCTGTAAAATGTAATCCAGGAAGATTTCTTTTCACCTTTattctgaagactttttttgattttgaagATGGTTGTTTACAAAAGTACGTTTTGGGAAAATTTGTAATGAATCTCAAGAAAAACTAGCTTACTTTTTACTATCCAACATCTATCAGTATGCAACTAAGCAGAGAGAGCATTAATATCTTTTGAATGCTTTATACAGCGTGAGCTGTTGTTTATGCTGAACTACTGGAAGTATTCAAACCAATGACTTATTCCTGCTAAGCTGTCTGTTAAGCTCCCAGGATTATACATCGACATGCAAAACGATAAGAAAACAATATTAATCCTTGACAGATCTGTAATAGTTTTTAAACTactaattagaagaaaaaaggtggGCTCTGAGAAGAGCTCTGCTTTCACAAAGGATACTAAGGTAAATTTCTTCTAGAAACTGTCATGTGTCAGAATATTCCAAGAGGGTTTTTCCTATATATGTCACTaggattttcagaaaagagCTGTGCCCTGATAAAGTAACATTTTAGTGGAATTTGTACCCAGAAACAACACTTGTGTATTTAAATTGAGACTTTGATCAAAGACACACAAAGGTACTAATCTCTGTTCAATTGCTACTAAATTCATgagtagtttttatttattaccgTAATGTTTGGaggtttatttaatttttatttatttatttatttatttatttatttttgagcatGTCTGATCTGTCAGTTCACAAAGGCTGGTATTTATCTCTCATCTAAACTGATTTGGATTGAGAAACTAGATACTACTGTGCCATTCAAGGCCTTGATTTCAAGAGCATCCCCAACACATGACAACACTCTCAGGGCACTTACAAAACACAATAATGAACACTTTGTTCTGTGTTAAGTTCAGTGCTTCAAGTTATGGTTCTCCTCTTAAAGAAAGGCCTAATGTCTGGAAATAATGCCCTACCTGACTGACTTACCTACACCTCACACACAATCATCCTAACCACTAGACTACGAGTTATTCTGGGTCTGAGCACCTTCTAGACAAACAGCCTCTGTGTGAACTGTAGGACACCTgacttcatttctgtatttctgttctgGTTTTGGACTGTATGATGATAGGACATGATGAGACTCCAGCGGCTACAGCTCTTGCAGCACTGTAAGCAGACCTGAGATCCTGTGCCAAAGGCATCCAGTAGatgcttctgcttttatcatttgtttCTATCAACTAACAAATCTGAAATGAACTTGTGGAAATGAAAGGGCAAGGGAGGTCTGCAGCATGAGGAGGGTGAAAAGAACACATG is a genomic window containing:
- the MOGAT1 gene encoding 2-acylglycerol O-acyltransferase 1 isoform X1; translated protein: MALRFAPVSVPLERRIQTVAVLQWIFSFLLLAQFCCGFFVILILGNFWFLAVLYLVWLYLDWETPCAGGRRSQWVRSWTVWKYFREYFPIQLIKTSDLNPNHNYILGFHPHGVLVAGAFGNFCTGPSFKNLFPGLTPYLHIMPIWFGCPFFREYIMSAGMVSASKESVSYVLNNEGGGHASIIVIGGAEESLNAHPGSLTLNVLNRKGFIKMALKHGAHLVPVFSFGENELFKQVANPKGSWLRNVQEKLQKIMGFALPLFHARGVFQYSFGLIPFRQPIHTVVGSPIPVKRNLNPTTEEIEQLHAVYLQELRKLFEEHKGNYGIPEHKTLIFE
- the MOGAT1 gene encoding 2-acylglycerol O-acyltransferase 1 isoform X2 is translated as MLPFPILKCCQRGVPRESSLGSRAQFCCGFFVILILGNFWFLAVLYLVWLYLDWETPCAGGRRSQWVRSWTVWKYFREYFPIQLIKTSDLNPNHNYILGFHPHGVLVAGAFGNFCTGPSFKNLFPGLTPYLHIMPIWFGCPFFREYIMSAGMVSASKESVSYVLNNEGGGHASIIVIGGAEESLNAHPGSLTLNVLNRKGFIKMALKHGAHLVPVFSFGENELFKQVANPKGSWLRNVQEKLQKIMGFALPLFHARGVFQYSFGLIPFRQPIHTVVGSPIPVKRNLNPTTEEIEQLHAVYLQELRKLFEEHKGNYGIPEHKTLIFE